The Neomonachus schauinslandi chromosome 11, ASM220157v2, whole genome shotgun sequence genomic sequence tcaagagatgcacactccaccgactgagccagccagacactccaggtaggcacttgataaatggaaatattctttttaaattttttttttttaagattttattttatttatttgacagagagacacagcgagagagggaacacaagcagggggagtgggagagggagaagcaggcttcccgccgagcagggagcccgatgcggggctcgatcccaggaacccgagccgaaggcagacgctcaacgactgagccacccaggcgcccctctttttaaatattttatttgtttatttgagagagagagagagtcagagaatacgagcgggggtgggagggtgggaggagaggcagagggagagggagaagcaggctctccactgaacagggagcctgatgtggggctccatcccaggaccctgggatcatgacctgagccaaaggcagatgcttaaccaactgagccacccaggcatccctgaattaactctttaaaaaatttataatagtaTCAACTCATGGAAATAAAGTGAAATAGTACAGAAAGTAAAAGTTGCCCATTCTAATTCCCCAGGTCTCACTCCTCTGAGGCAACCATTccatatatttagatatattatgtgtatgtgtataatataaaAGTAAAGAGAATCATGGTCACACCAGATATATACTGTTACAACctagccttaattttttttttttaaagattttatttatttatttgtcagagagagagaaagggagagagcacaagcagggggaccggcaggcagatggagaagcaggctccctgccgaggctcaatcccaggactctgggatcaggacctgaaggcagacgcttaactgacagagccacccaggcgccccattagtggtaatttttctttgttaaaaactACCAGTATTCTAAGGAATGATGTCTAAACtagcataatgtaaaataatgaatCTCAAACACTTTATAAACATTTACTTAATGCTAAGGAAACTTGGTGAAAGAGGGAATAGATTTTGCCAACGCcttattatgaacattttcaaacatgcaGAGAAGTGGGAAGAATTTTACACTGGACACCTGTATACCCCACCTAGGTTCTTcaagtaacattttattatacatgTTTTGTCACGCATCTGCTCATTCCTTATCCATCCCTTTATCTACTTATCCATCAATGCATCTTACTTTtctcatgcattttaaaattaaattgcaggggcgcctgggtggttcagtcagtggggtgtctgacttcagctcaggtcatgatctcggggtcctgggatcaaaccctgctttgggctccctgctcagtgggagtctgcttgtccctctccctctgcccctccccatgcttgtgctctctctctctctctaaataaataaataaataaaatcttaaaaaaaattaaattgcaggCATCAGGACACATTCTGCTACACACTTCAACATTAACGAgtccaatatttatttataattctttttaaaaaatactgaaataaaattttcatacaatgaaacacacaaaatgttaaatgtatacCATTCAAAGAGTTTTTTCAAATGCACAAGCCTGTGTAACCCAAGTCCCTATCAAAATGCAGAACATTAATATCACTCTAGAAATTTCCCTTGTGCCCCTCCTGTTAGCCCGTCCCCACTTTCCCAAGGGTAAACACTGTTAGGATTTTTCCACCaaagattagttttgcctgttctagaacttcatatcAATGGAACCAAAGAGTATGTGCTACTTTATATCTGACTAATTTTGTTCAACATTGTATTTTTGAGATGCATCCATGTGGTTGAATGTATCAGAAgcttgttccttttttcccctgagtagtatcccattgtatgagTATTCTACAGAAGTACCTGTTTTTCTGTTGATGGACCCCTGGGCTGTTTTCAGTTcaggactattatgaataaaacgcCTATGGATATTCTcatacaagtctttttgtggacatataacttcatttctcttggataaatacctgggagtggaattgctaaggTGGTTAGCTTTATATGAAACTTGGCCTGATAAGAAACTCTCAGATCTCCTCCCAAAGTGGTCACAGGATCAGTTTTCAATATCTTAATTAAATATAATCACAAACAACCAAATTTACTGAGTGTTTTCGATGGGCACCAAGCATAGAGCTGTATTTAAATACAGTATTTCATCAGATTCTTACACCCAGCCTACGGGGCAGATattactattctcattttacatatgcCATAATCGAGGCACAGAGAATGAAATCTCTGCCCAAGGCCTCACAGCTAGTCAGTGGCCAAGTGTGCATTTGGATCCAAGCAGGTGGGATTCCAGtttctgcctcctgcctcccaaTATGTAGTAGTCAAAAAAGAAGGGCTGGGTCTTTTCTTGGGAAATGAATTAATTTCCTAAGAATGGATATTGGTCATGGTAACCAAAAGATGCTATGTTCATCAATAaacatgatataaatataaattctcaCCCATTATTTCGATGTGGAACCTATGGTGGACAGGGAGATCCTTCGGTTATCTTCAAAGATACCCATCTCTCCAGCCCTGTGCAAATCCATCTAGCTGCTCTTTAGAGTAAGGGAAGGGTTAAACCTCAGAGTCACTTTTGTGGGCCTGTTAATAAGAGCATGATGCCCCTCCTCTGTAATTAAGAAAGGAGCCCAGGGCTTTACTGGGGAGGCATCCAAGCTGCAGTCAGGTGGGGAGATAGGAAGGCGTTCCCTCACATGGTTTTTCTAAGCTATTAGAGCTCAGTCTCAGATCCAGACTTGGCTTTGGAATATCTCTAGGGAATGCAAGGCAAAGAGGAGGACCAAGGGGAACACACCACTTCTTTTGGGCTGAGAGCCCACCTCTCATCTAGGACTCTGACACCCTAGCCTCCCTCTCTCATCTTTGAGAAGCTCaccagaagttaaaaaaaaaaaaaaggaaggaaagaaaggagctaTCGATTGGCACTGCTGTTGGTAGGGGTGGCTGGGAGTCTCTGAGTCTTCTGAAAATGGGTATTAAGTTTGGACTTTTCAATCTGGCTCCTAGGCCAGGGGGCATATGAGAAAGTCGGTAGATTATGTGGTGGTTGAGGTCCCAAGgcttttcctcattatttttaatggtctGGTAAATACCAAAGTAATTCCACTCTTTTCAGGTCATGTCTTAGCTACTTCCAAATGGTGTAGTTGTCAGGATCAAATTCATACTCCTTAGGATGGAGAATGAGGACCCTGGACATCTGGGCCCAgtctctctccagcctcctggcCTGCCACTCTTCCCTGAGCACTGGGTTGAGAAATTATTTGTGGGTCCCATGGAGACCACatttcctgcccaccccctcccgtTTGTCCCAACAGGAGTGcctctgtttctcctctctctccagaATTCCCATTTATCCTTTAAGGACCCAtttcaggggggcctgggtggctcagtcagttaaggtctgactcttgatttcggctcaggtcatgatctcagggtcatgagattgagccccacattgggctccatgctgggtgtggagcctgcttgggattctctctgcccctccctcctgactctctctctctcaagtcacAAATATGGTAATTATTTGTTAACATACACACTGCACCTCCCAATCTTCTTTGGAACTCCGATTTTTCTCCCCAGGCAGAAATCtcttattctactttttatttttcttaaagattttatttatttatttgacagagagaaacacagcgagagaaggaacacaagcagggggagtgggagagggagaagcaggcttcccacggagcagggagcctgatgcggggctcaatcccaggaccctgggaccatgacccgagccgaaggcagacgcctaacaactgagccacccaggcgcccctcttattcTACTTTTTATGTCTTGCCTGgcatagaataaaaattaaatataatctttcctaataagaaaacatatggaCAGAAAAGTTTTGAGTAAACAAACACTTTATTTGAACCACCCCAAGAGCTAAatcatttgtttctcttgctttgtACAATGCCGATTTcatcttgtgaaaaaaaaaaaaacacacttttgCCTTAGATGTTAACATGACGATTTTTACAAATATTGATACAGACTAGTTATCCTTTATGTCTTTTGAGCTCTTGGTGAGTTTCCTCCTCGCCAGTGAGTTTCTTGGTACCccattagaaatatttttgggAAACGTGTAGGTGGTTGGGACAGATGAGGTGCCTTCAAAACTATTGGTACGCCATCCATTTTAATGATAATCAGGATTTTTCTCTGgaaaagtttaggaaaaaaagtgATGTTTCTGAGAACTTCactctccttctttttctcccatttgcCTAGGCACTAAGTGCACTTTAGACCTTACCTAGAAGCCTCCAGTTTTGATCACAGTCCTGCTGACTGGCTCCCTGGGGACTCAGGGGCACATATCctttttattcagtgttttctCAACTTAAGGAGTCTAGCCATtggtctcctccctcccctcgcTGGGAGGGGAACTGGGTGACTCTGGAGCCACTCCTGttaacaggaaggaaggaattggGCATTGCTGGGCACCAAGCCAGGAACTTGAACTCTGCTGAAGAATGGGATCTGGGCGGCTGCTGACCCTCAGAGCAGGGCTGGAGGCCAGCTCGCAGGGCATCTGGCTAcctggggggtagggtggggggggtAAGATTCTTCTGCTCCTGACAACAGGCAGTTTGTTCAGGCTGCCTGCCCTGATTCCTCTCCTGCTGCTTTTCTGTGTCCTTGACCTCTTTGGTAACTCTACCTCTCACCAAATTTTGCAGTTTGCTCTAGACGTCAAAACCTCAGGCTCCTCCCTTTCCTTTAGAGCTGCATTTCTCTGCAAGTTGGAAGCCAGCAAAGAGGATCAAGTTTCCTTCACTCCTTTTCTTTCAGGCTCCTGCAGCTGCACGATGCAGACCTACATACCAGAGAGCCTCTATTTTATCCCGTCACCATTTTGAAGATTTCCCCCAGCCTGCTGAAGTTTAGGTGGATCTCTGACCTAGACACTGACAAAGGAGCCACTCTGTTTTCAGGAACACTCACCTTAAGAAAACATTCTTGCTAGGACACTGCTGGTCTTCATTTGGGGTGGCACCTGGGTTTCTCTGTTCTAAcaactgttttttgttgtttaccgtttttctttttctctttctttctttctttccttccttctttctctctccctccctcctcctccctttttcttttctttcctcttccttccttttctttttctttctttctttctttctttccttccttctttttctttttctttctccctccctcctccctttttcttttctttcctcttctctttctttctttctttctttctttctttcattcattctttctttctttctccctccctccctcctctcttttcttttcttttccccacatGATCATGACATCTTTCTcctaatgcttttttctttttggcttttcttttccacttctgTAATCTGCCTCTCCCTTGGTGGAATTTTCTTCCGTCTTTATGaggttttaccttttccagtcAGCCTGacccttcctcccttttctggCCACTTCTCCATTCCAGGGTTTAATGAGGAGATGTCAGGAATCACCAGAGTTTCTAGGTTGCTAATCTGGGGATTAGGGCAATTCGTTTCTGTTGAGGGTTAGACTCCTGCTCAAGCCTACTTCTTAACTTCAGGTGTAATCTTCCTTTGTCTTCTGCTGCTTCTCAACGCTGCTTTGTTAATCTCGCACAATTAGCCACCCTCTTTCCAGACAAGGAGGcaccttttctcatttaaattccTCAGCTCTTCAGATTTTTCTGGACAGATGGCCGCCCTAAAAATGGCAGATGaaatctgaggcacagaaaagttattATGAAAACCTTTTCCTTGAGAGCCCTCTGGGTCCATGGTTCACTTTGGGTGTAGTTTTGCGGCAAGAGCATTAGACTTAAGAGTCAGAAAAGTTCCAGTTTTACGACCTGTtggctgtgcaaccttgggcaaatcacttatcTTCTCTGGGCTCTTAGTATCCTCTCTGGAAAAATGGGAACGCTTCATGGGAATATTGGGGAGGTGAACTGGATTGAGATAGTAGGCTAAATGAGCAGGGACGATGTCCTGCTTCTTAAAGTTCTTCAAAGTGAAGGGGTCATTAAACATCAAGATTTGTTTGGGTCCGTTTATTTCAGGGGTGTGTCAGGAGAAAGCTACAAGCTAGGAAAGGCGCAGAGATGCATGTGGGTAACATTTAACTAAAAACTGAGGGTATAAGCTGTAGGACTTTTTGTCCGGAGCGGGTCTTGAGACATTCGGATTGTTTTGGAGTCGTGTGAATCCGGTCTAGGCTCCTGTGGCCCCAGGGAGGTGCTTTGGGAAGCAGAGTCACTGCGAGGAGATTTCAACATTCACTTCCCAGgccagcgagaagcctgcttagAAAACAACAGTGTGTGCGGGGGGCCAAACCCAAAGCTGCTGGGCCGTTCCAGGCTGGTACCAGCTCCTCTGGCTGTCTCTGAGGCCATCCAGAGGCCAGAGCCCCGTCAGACGGACTGGGACCTAGAGAGCAGACCGCAGGGCTTGGAACTAAGTGCAAACTGCTTGTAGCATAGAGGgcgggagggaggaaagggaggagggcagTAGGCAGCTGGCCCCACCTTTCATTCCAGCGAAGTGCACCAGCAGAGCCGGGATGAGTCACAGGCACTGGCGCTCAGCTTCCCAATAGGTGAGGGACTGGCTCTTCTCTCGGGGGAAAACGCGGCGCTCGTCCTTACCGGCGTGGCCTTGGCTGGGAGCTGGAGCCCTCGGTCTGCCCGGTCTGGTCTCCGGGGCCAGGGCTGGGTTCCCTCATGTATGGCAAGAGCCCTTCGTGTGCTGGGCTGCTTCTCCTTGGCATACAGCTCACAGGTAAGGGCTGGCGGGCTTCTCTCAGCATTCGCTCCTTCCCTGCCTACCCCCCCAGAGTTAGCTAAGTGTCTCCCAAGTCGCCAGCGTTCTGTTGGGGAGCCTGAGCCACAGTGACAGTCCCTTCTGGTTTGGACTTCACTTTGAAACTGAAGTTGGTGGGTTGTTTTTGGAGAACTGATTTCGGACAAACAGGTTTAGGTGTGTTTCAGCTGCTAGTGATTCGGGCACAGAGAGGGCTTTCTAATCTCAGATTACAaacccttttttgtttgtttctttttccgtGTGGCTACTCTCAACCTCCCACTGCAGGCAGGACTTGGCACTGGGATTTCTGTGTGTGGGTCTTGTCTGGGACTTGCAGTAGCCCTGGAAAAGCTGAGAATTTCAGGAGAGAGCACACACCCCCCCCCTCCATAATTTTGAAACTGGCCCAACGTGCAAGTTCTCAGTGTAAATATCACGGTAAAAAAAATGCCACGTGGTATAGAGGTTCCAGGCGTGCAAGCAGAAGCTGGCCTGGGTTGACGAATTCAATTTCTGCAGAAGACTAGGAACAgtgtgaaatcatgacctaacAAGGACCCTTTCTGGACAACTTAGAGGGGACCACGATACACACAATACATAACGCTTAATCTGAATACATGTCTAATTCATGTTATGATTAGTTTTGATTTGCTTGTTTCtgctttcaattttatttgcCGACGTCTGTAGTTTGCTAGAACAGTTTGCAGTGGGTACCGTGAGGCTGGGGTACGGTACCGTGGCGAAAGTGAGCACTAAGAAGGCTCGCTGGGTGGTATTTTTAGTTCTGTGGCATGGGAAGGCCACAGGTGCATGTAGGTGGGAGTATGCAGACTCAGGATGAAGTAAGGCTGAGAGCTGGGGCATCTCAATTCGGTTTCGTGCCGCACTCAGACATTTCTTTTGGCAGGGTGTCCGCAGAAATTGTCTTAATCCacatcttcccttttccttttctttgcggCAGCCCTTGAGCCGATAGCTGCAGTGGAAATTTACACCTCCCAAGTGCTAGAGGCTGTCAATGGGACAGATGTTCGGCTAAAATGCACTTTCTCCAGCTTTGCCCCTGTGGGTGATGCTCTGACAGTGACCTGGAACTTCCGGCCTCGAGATGGGGGGCCTGAGCAGTTTGTAAGTAGATTGCTGTCATTGGCCGGGAGACCCTTGGCTGGGAGAATAGGCCAGTCTGTTTCTCTTTGCCCTTCCTGTGCTTTTCTTAGCAACAAGTGCAGGGCAAAGCTGAGGAACAATTCTtgggacagagacagacagaactGAGAGGTCCATCAACGGGAGAGCACGAGGTGCTTGGGGGAGAGCTGCAGATGGGGCAGTGAGGCTGGCTCCCTCCATCTCAGCCTCCTTGCCCACGTACTGAAGACCTTTGGCCCCTTCTCCCTTCTAGGTATTCTACTACCATGTGGATCCCTTCAAACCCATGAGTGGGCGTTTCAAGGATCGGGTGGTCTGGGACGGGAACCCTGAGCGGTACGATGTCTCCATCATCCTGTGGAAGCTGCAGTTTAGTGACAATGGAACATACACCTGCCAGGTGAAGAACCCACCTGACGTTGATGGGCTGATAGGGGAGATTCAGCTCAGCGTCGTGCACACTGGTAGGTCGGGCAGGGGAAAACGGTTTCTACAAGCGTAAGAGCTTGTGGAAAAGACAGGGGTAATCTTTTGTGATGGCTGAGAGGGTAGAGAGCAGGGCTAGCCCTTCAGATCTGCAGTCCGCAGAGGGAGGCTGAAGAGTGGCGGGGTAAAAAGAGAAAGGCTCTGTTTGGCTGTGGGAAGAAACACGAAGTTAAGCAAACGGACCAGGGAATCTGTTACAGAAATGGCATTGAGattggaaaagagagaggaagcgATTCTCTGATAAAAGACTAACAAtagatccattcattcactcatttattcaccaggtacttattgagtacctactctgtgtcaggcagtGTCCCGCACTTGACCCGTACTAGCTCATTTAACTCACACAACTACCCTAGGCGGCAGATACCAATAGCAACAGCTCTCCTTTATTAAGTACTCCCACATGCCAGGGGCTTTGCATACGTTAATCTTTATATATCACATCAGCTTCTTGTGCTCTTAGTGCTCCacattttactaatgaggaaaccgaggctcacaGAGATTAAGTCACTTGTCCAAATTCATGCAGCTGATACATGGAATCATTTAGAACTCAAACCCAAGCATCTTTGGCTCCAAAGCTGTACTCTAAACGAATGTACTGTATTGCTTGCAATCCTGTAAAGGCAAACCTGGAAACTGCCAGATAACGAAAAGCAAAGACCATAAAACTTCTGAGTTGTAAATCTGGGTTTGAGCCACTGTTATCATTTACCAACtgtcaataaatctttttttctctccttacaGTGAGAATAATATAGCAAGGATTAtggtgaagataaaatgagataatagatgtaaaaattcccCAAACTCTTGACttgcactgaaaaaaatatttgtttgcatTGAAAATTATAATAGCTACCACATATTAAGTGTTTATTATGTGCTGGCACAGCATGGAAAATTTACacgaaattttttttttttactttattatttttagtgatctctacgcccaatgtggggctcgaactcacaaccctgagatcaagagttgtgtgctcttctgactgagccagccaggtgcccctaggaatagaattttttaaataagaactcAAGAAATGGATATTGTTACCCCTATTTAATACCCTGAAGAATCTGAGGCTCAAATAAATTAGttaccccaaatcacacagctagtaaatggtggagcTAATATTTTGATCTAACTCTCTCTGGTGCGTGCTCTTAACCAACACATAATATTACTACCCAAAATGTATAAGCCTGTAAAGTGGTAGGATTTCCTCCTTTCATTCCTAGTATCATCCTTCGGGGGCCCCATCAAtagggctgtgtgaccttggagaagtcatTTGAGTACCGAAAAGACGTATTGGAATGTCCTGGGACCTCAGTTTCTGAATTCATCTGCAGCTAACCTGCATGAACAGGTTAGACAAGAACACATGGTTCTTACACATACTGTGATCACTACCCTGAGAATCTAGTGAAAGCCATGTCTCTGCTTCCCACaaaaatgtacacatacacacaaaatgacATGGAGTTTGTGGGCTTATGGCTCCCCTCTATCCCTGTCCTCCTTCACAGACTCCAGGCTGGGAACTCCTGGGCTAGACATTTCTCTAATTAGTCTTTTCTGGCTCTGAGGGTTTACTGaagtttgtttatttcatttttctttttttaaagattttatttatttttttgtcagagagagcacaagcagggggagcggcaggcagagggagagggagaagcaggctctccaccaagcaaggagcccaatgcaggactcgaacccaggaccctgggattatgacctgagccgaaggcagatgcttaaccgactgagccacccaggcgtccctttatttaatttttttaaaaaatgattttatttatttatttgagagagagcacagagggagagggagaagcagactctccgctgagcagggactcggggctcgatcccaggacccctgagatgacctgagccgaaggcaaatgcttaaccgacagaaCCACTCAGGAGCCCTGGGTTTACTTAAGTTTAAATCAGAAATTTGACTAAAAGACACGGGACCCAGGCTTCACAGATTCTGCCTGGTTTAGGGACCTTTCCCTCTAGGTtccctcttgtttcattttatctACTAGACTATAGTTACTGATTTACTTGCCTATCTTCCCGGTGGGCATGAGTTCCTTGAAGGTAATATCTTTTTTGGCTTTGTATTTCCACTGCAATGTCTGAACATAGTAGGCCCTTAATAAATTGGAATAAATGACTGACTGAATGCCAGAGGTGAGAGGGAATTGAGGAGAAACAGTTTGGGCACTGGGTTTGATGAGGTCAGCAATAACCTTACCCCACGAGGTGGTTCAACTGGCTCAGTAATTCTCAAAGTTTcagcctgcatcagaatcacctggaggacagGTTAAAACAGATGGCCTGGCCCCTGCCATTCTGGAGGTgcctgataatttgcatttcagaGTTCTTAAGAGTGTTGCTGCTACTCCTGGGACCgtagtttgagaaccactaaagTAGTCTGTGTAGCTTTCTTATTGCTCCTGGAGTTCACAAGGTAATACGGTAGGAGAAAGGAAGATTGCATTTAATGATGAAAATACATCCTTCTTCTCGCTTTAGATTTCATCACGTCCCTTCTCTTTTTAGAAACATgagatccattttttttccttacagtcCGCTTCTCTGAGATCTACTTCCTGGCCCTGGCCATTGGCTCTGCTTGTGCACTGATGGTCATCATAGTAATTGTGGTGGTCCTTGTCCAGCATTTCCGGAAGAAGCGCTGGGCTGAGAGAGCTCATAAAGTGGTGGAAATAAAACCGTAAGGCTGGGCAGTTCTGGGAAGTCTTCTTCTAACACTCTTTTATCATGATTCTTGGTATTTTACACTTGGGCTAAATGATTGTTGAACAGATGTTCTTCACTCTGAGTAAGTCTTGTGAAAGAATTCAAATTCACAGGATGGATAAATTAGGGTGTGATTTAGTAACTTTAGAAAAGCTTTCTTAATTAATTTCACAGAAGATTTCATTATAGGCTTTATTATGGAGGATTTGATATTATCAGAATCTGCTTATATAAAACTTTTCTAGGACAttcctttacttttatttatttttttgattttttaaaattttatttacttatggggcgcctaggtggctcagtcggttaagcgactgccttcggctcaggtcatgatcccagggtcctgggatcgagtcccacatcgggctcctggctcggcggggagcctgcttctccctctgactctctcctctctcgtg encodes the following:
- the MPZL2 gene encoding myelin protein zero-like protein 2, producing the protein MYGKSPSCAGLLLLGIQLTALEPIAAVEIYTSQVLEAVNGTDVRLKCTFSSFAPVGDALTVTWNFRPRDGGPEQFVFYYHVDPFKPMSGRFKDRVVWDGNPERYDVSIILWKLQFSDNGTYTCQVKNPPDVDGLIGEIQLSVVHTVRFSEIYFLALAIGSACALMVIIVIVVVLVQHFRKKRWAERAHKVVEIKPKEEERLNQEKKVSIYLEDTD